The genome window GGCCTCGGATCAGAACGGCACGGGTCGCAAGCCCTGGCCCGTATCTCCGGTCACTCCAACAACTGATTGCGGCCCGGACCGGAACTTTCGGTCGGAGAACTTTCCCTTCCCTCTCAGGCCGCGGGCCGCCCCAGGAGCACGCCTCAATGGCACAACTCGGACTGACCGATCTGGTCAAAATCAATGACCGCAACCTCGCGGACATCAACGTGACGGACCTGCTGGAGGACGCGCCTGTTCTCAAGCGGATGGCCGCCGTCCTCGCGTCGAACGGGACCGAGCACAAGTACCTCAAGCAGACCCAGACCGGCGGCGCCGGCTTCCGGGACATGAACGACGGCATCACGCAGACGGTTTCGGCCGATACGCTGGTGACGGTCACGCTCAAGATCCTGGACGCCAGTTTCCAGCTGGATAAGGCGTACTGCGACGGGTACCGCTTCGGTCCGGAGGCCGCCATCGACCGCGAGGGGATGCGGAAGCTCCGCGCGGCGTTCGCCCTCGCGGAAAAGCAGATGTTCTACGGCACCGCCTCGCCGGGGAACTCCGCCGGCTTCGCGGGGCTCGGGAACAATGCGGCGTTCAACAACAAGGACGACTCGATGGTCGTCGACGCCACCGGCACGACCGCGAGCACCGGCTCCAGCGTGTGGCTCTTCCGCTCGACTGAGGAGGATCTGGCGATCGTCGCCGGAAACGACGGTCAGATCGTCATGGACGAGTCCTACCCGATCCAGGCGACCGGCACGAACGGGCCGTTCCCGGCCTACTACACGCCGATCACGGGATGGCTCGGTCTGCAGTTCGGTTCGGTCTACAGCGTCGTCCGGATCTGCAACCTGACCGAGGACAGCGGGAAGGGGCTGACCGACGACCTCATCGCCAAGGC of Planctomyces sp. SH-PL14 contains these proteins:
- a CDS encoding major capsid protein, whose amino-acid sequence is MAQLGLTDLVKINDRNLADINVTDLLEDAPVLKRMAAVLASNGTEHKYLKQTQTGGAGFRDMNDGITQTVSADTLVTVTLKILDASFQLDKAYCDGYRFGPEAAIDREGMRKLRAAFALAEKQMFYGTASPGNSAGFAGLGNNAAFNNKDDSMVVDATGTTASTGSSVWLFRSTEEDLAIVAGNDGQIVMDESYPIQATGTNGPFPAYYTPITGWLGLQFGSVYSVVRICNLTEDSGKGLTDDLIAKALEKIPAGKRSNLFLAGSRRSQRQLQDSRTATNPTGDPAPLPESAFKIPFIVTDQIVNTETLLAAT